The proteins below come from a single Clupea harengus chromosome 21, Ch_v2.0.2, whole genome shotgun sequence genomic window:
- the agpat3 gene encoding 1-acyl-sn-glycerol-3-phosphate acyltransferase gamma isoform X1, which produces MGLLAYLKSQFVLQLLIGFVFVVSGLIINFIQLCTCVLWPFNKQLYRTINCRLAYSLWSQLVMLLEWWSGTECTLYSDRATVDMFGKEHVIIILNHNFEIDFLCGWTMCERYGVLGSSKVLAKHELLKVPLIGWTWYFLEIVFCKRKWEEDRDTVFKGLGRLKDYPEFMWFLLYCEGTRFTEKKHQISMQVAESKGLPKLKYHLLPRTKGFTTTLACLKGTVSAVYDVTLNFKDKKVPTLLGIVSGTKYMADMSIRRFPVEEIPEDEKECATWLHKLYQEKDALQEHYETEGSFPGPTIRPPRRLWSLLNFLFWAGLLLSPLIHFAWGVVISGSPLLIIGFMLFLIVASVAVRRLIGVTEVKKTGSSYGDPEAKKQN; this is translated from the exons ATGGGTCTGCTGGCCTACTTAAAGAGCCAGTTTGTGCTGCAGCTGCTCATCGGCTTTGTGTTCGTGGTCAGCGGCCTCATCATCAACTTCATCCAGCTCTGCACCTGCGTGCTCTGGCCATTCAACAAACAGCTCTACCGCACTATCAACTGCAGGCTCGCCTATTCCCTATGGAGCC agctggTGATGCTGCTGGAGTGGTGGTCAGGGACCGAATGCACTCTCTACTCCGACCGGGCGACAGTGGACATGTTTGGCAAAGAGCacgtcatcatcatcctcaaccACAATTTCGAGATTGACTTCCTGTGTGGCTGGACCATGTGTGAACGCTACGGCGTGCTGGGG AGCTCCAAGGTGCTGGCCAAACATGAGTTGCTGAAGGTTCCTTTAATTGGATGGACGTGGTACTTCCTGGAGATTGTCTTCTGTAAGAGGAAGTGGGAGGAGGATCGGGACACGGTCTTTAAAGGCCTGGGCAGGCTCAAGGATTACCCAGAATTCATGTGG ttcctcCTCTACTGTGAAGGCACGCGCTTCACAGAGAAGAAGCATCAGATCAGTATGCAGGTAGCTGAGAGCAAAGGCCTGCCCAAACTCAAGTATCACCTGCTCCCTCGAACCAAGGGCTTCACCACAACACTGGCATGTCTAAAGggcacag TGTCAGCAGTGTATGACGTGACGCTGAACTTCAAAGACAAGAAGGTCCCCACTCTACTCGGCATCGTCAGCGGCACCAAGTATATGGCAGACATGAGCATCAG gCGGTTTCCAGTAGAAGAAATTCCTGAGGATGAGAAGGAGTGTGCCACATGGCTGCATAAGCTCTACCAGGAGAAG gATGCATTGCAGGAGCACTATGAGACGGAGGGCTCGTTCCCCGGCCCCACCATCCGGCCGCCCCGCCGCCTCTGGTCGCTGCTCAACTTCCTGTTCTGGGCGGGGCTTCTCCTGTCTCCGCTCATTCACTTCGCCTGGGGCGTCGTCATCAGCGGCTCGCCCCTCCTCATCATCGGCTTCATGCTCTTTCTGATTGtcg cCTCTGTAGCAGTGCGGCGGCTGATAGGGGTGACGGAGGTGAAGAAGACGGGCTCCAGCTACGGCGATCCGGAGGCCAAGAAGCAGAAttaa
- the agpat3 gene encoding 1-acyl-sn-glycerol-3-phosphate acyltransferase gamma isoform X2 — protein sequence MLLEWWSGTECTLYSDRATVDMFGKEHVIIILNHNFEIDFLCGWTMCERYGVLGSSKVLAKHELLKVPLIGWTWYFLEIVFCKRKWEEDRDTVFKGLGRLKDYPEFMWFLLYCEGTRFTEKKHQISMQVAESKGLPKLKYHLLPRTKGFTTTLACLKGTVSAVYDVTLNFKDKKVPTLLGIVSGTKYMADMSIRRFPVEEIPEDEKECATWLHKLYQEKDALQEHYETEGSFPGPTIRPPRRLWSLLNFLFWAGLLLSPLIHFAWGVVISGSPLLIIGFMLFLIVASVAVRRLIGVTEVKKTGSSYGDPEAKKQN from the exons ATGCTGCTGGAGTGGTGGTCAGGGACCGAATGCACTCTCTACTCCGACCGGGCGACAGTGGACATGTTTGGCAAAGAGCacgtcatcatcatcctcaaccACAATTTCGAGATTGACTTCCTGTGTGGCTGGACCATGTGTGAACGCTACGGCGTGCTGGGG AGCTCCAAGGTGCTGGCCAAACATGAGTTGCTGAAGGTTCCTTTAATTGGATGGACGTGGTACTTCCTGGAGATTGTCTTCTGTAAGAGGAAGTGGGAGGAGGATCGGGACACGGTCTTTAAAGGCCTGGGCAGGCTCAAGGATTACCCAGAATTCATGTGG ttcctcCTCTACTGTGAAGGCACGCGCTTCACAGAGAAGAAGCATCAGATCAGTATGCAGGTAGCTGAGAGCAAAGGCCTGCCCAAACTCAAGTATCACCTGCTCCCTCGAACCAAGGGCTTCACCACAACACTGGCATGTCTAAAGggcacag TGTCAGCAGTGTATGACGTGACGCTGAACTTCAAAGACAAGAAGGTCCCCACTCTACTCGGCATCGTCAGCGGCACCAAGTATATGGCAGACATGAGCATCAG gCGGTTTCCAGTAGAAGAAATTCCTGAGGATGAGAAGGAGTGTGCCACATGGCTGCATAAGCTCTACCAGGAGAAG gATGCATTGCAGGAGCACTATGAGACGGAGGGCTCGTTCCCCGGCCCCACCATCCGGCCGCCCCGCCGCCTCTGGTCGCTGCTCAACTTCCTGTTCTGGGCGGGGCTTCTCCTGTCTCCGCTCATTCACTTCGCCTGGGGCGTCGTCATCAGCGGCTCGCCCCTCCTCATCATCGGCTTCATGCTCTTTCTGATTGtcg cCTCTGTAGCAGTGCGGCGGCTGATAGGGGTGACGGAGGTGAAGAAGACGGGCTCCAGCTACGGCGATCCGGAGGCCAAGAAGCAGAAttaa